The Scyliorhinus torazame isolate Kashiwa2021f chromosome 7, sScyTor2.1, whole genome shotgun sequence genome has a window encoding:
- the LOC140426155 gene encoding uncharacterized protein isoform X1: MRANRQQVNGKIRTHRWDSKPFSYTRWEVNDYASDEGYCQLQPRPPLVHLKCEYLDAETIIISSHLLNTTLGSSEETATCMNEEQFSSPEGKYPPCQQIEAKDLDKSANPSQNTTKSLSRGCTSAPSIRKHPNWQQNSNIQTATCSNSKCAKQVLPMPNHGLPGNHLKDRGQVPQSRAEISEYGERCNNSPYKCQVYKLATTKQLFKLERRPFNNLKIERKNKCLDACSEEKTNHKEEQFQVKGTVCKENAQSRMLNSVKDGIACCTTIKKSEDGSCMRGSAIDKQINSKNIQDSDNSDAGLSVRCLTICPLQPTLDLAREEINAHSYKPGSGKRDLTHDILQGLSKEGMQWKRQHYQLSTISLMEDENASVEAPKFIAQPERQKVGGTKPVATAVLLPAFRPHPFKKLLQQNKGTTKFQNQAKCLQENNSIKLYHCTSHTPDEQSVQNIAEMASPENHITTSQLLHTTRDGMHQNQDTIQINSLLKENRRTKEITSKHLKEVLFLYLQKTKEMH; this comes from the exons GTTATTGCCAACTGCAACCACGTCCGCCACTTGTACATTTGAAATGCGAATACCTCGATGCAGAAACAATTATCATTTCATCACACTTGTTAAATACCACACTTGGTTCAAGTGAAGAAACCGCAACATGTATGAATGAAGAGCAGTTCAGTAGCCCAGAAGGTAAGTATCCTCCTTGTCAGCAAATTGAAGCCAAAGATCTGGACAAGAGTGCTAATCCTTCTCAGAATACAACCAAATCATTATCCAGAGGATGTACATCTGCACCTTCAATAAGAAAACATCCAAATTGGCAGCAAAACAGTAATATTCAAACTGCAACCTGTTCCAACAGTAAGTGTGCTAAGCAAGTCTTACCCATGCCGAACCATGGACTACCTGGCAATCATTTGAAAGATCGGGGGCAAGTCCCGCAGTCAAGGGCAGAAATTTCCGAGTATGGCGAACGCTGCAATAACAGCCCCTATAAATGCCAAGTTTATAAGCTGGCAACAACAAAACAACTGTTCAAATTGGAAAGGAGACCATTCAACAATTTAAAAATTGAAAGGAAAAATAAATGTTTGGACGCCTGCAGTGAAGAAAAGACTAACCACAAAGAAGAACAATTTCAAGTCAAAGGAACAGTGTGCAAAGAAAATGCTCAATCAAGGATGTTAAACAGCGTAAAAGATGGCATTGCATGCTGCACAACAATTAAGAAAAGTGAAGACGGCAGTTGTATGAGAGGCAGTGCTATCGACAAACAAATCAACAGTAAAAACATTCAGGATTCTGACAACTCTGATGCAGGTTTATCAGTCAGGTGTCTGACAATATGTCCTTTACAGCCAACACTTGACTTGGCTAGAGAAGAAATTAATGCGCACTCATATAAACCTGGCAGTGGAAAACGTGATCTCACACATGACATTCTTCAGGGCTTATCCAAAGAAGGAATGCAGTGGAAACGTCAACATTATCAGCTTTCTACAATCAGCCTGATGGAAGATGAGAATGCATCAGTGGAAGCACCAAAATTCATTGCACAGCCTGAGCGACAGAAGGTTGGAGGAACAAAGCCGGTG GCTACAGCAGTGCTTCTTCCTGCGTTCCGCCCGCATCCTTTTAAAAAACTGCTTCAGCAAAATAAGGGAACCACGAAGTTTCAAAATCAAGCAAAATGCCTACAG GAAAATAATTCTATTAAATTGTACCATTGCACTTCACACACACCAGATGAGCAGTCAGTTCAAAACATAGCAGAGATGGCATCACCTGAAAATCATATTACTACATCTCAATTATTGCACACTACCAGAGACGGAATGCACCAAAACCAGGATACAATCCAAATAAACAG CCTTTTAAAGGAAAACCGCAGAACAAAAGAAATTACCAGCAAACATCTCAAAGAAGTCTTATTTCTGTACTTACAAAAGACAAAGGAAATGCATTAA
- the LOC140426155 gene encoding uncharacterized protein isoform X3: protein MNEEQFSSPEGKYPPCQQIEAKDLDKSANPSQNTTKSLSRGCTSAPSIRKHPNWQQNSNIQTATCSNSKCAKQVLPMPNHGLPGNHLKDRGQVPQSRAEISEYGERCNNSPYKCQVYKLATTKQLFKLERRPFNNLKIERKNKCLDACSEEKTNHKEEQFQVKGTVCKENAQSRMLNSVKDGIACCTTIKKSEDGSCMRGSAIDKQINSKNIQDSDNSDAGLSVRCLTICPLQPTLDLAREEINAHSYKPGSGKRDLTHDILQGLSKEGMQWKRQHYQLSTISLMEDENASVEAPKFIAQPERQKVGGTKPVATAVLLPAFRPHPFKKLLQQNKGTTKFQNQAKCLQENNSIKLYHCTSHTPDEQSVQNIAEMASPENHITTSQLLHTTRDGMHQNQDTIQINSLLKENRRTKEITSKHLKEVLFLYLQKTKEMH from the exons ATGAATGAAGAGCAGTTCAGTAGCCCAGAAGGTAAGTATCCTCCTTGTCAGCAAATTGAAGCCAAAGATCTGGACAAGAGTGCTAATCCTTCTCAGAATACAACCAAATCATTATCCAGAGGATGTACATCTGCACCTTCAATAAGAAAACATCCAAATTGGCAGCAAAACAGTAATATTCAAACTGCAACCTGTTCCAACAGTAAGTGTGCTAAGCAAGTCTTACCCATGCCGAACCATGGACTACCTGGCAATCATTTGAAAGATCGGGGGCAAGTCCCGCAGTCAAGGGCAGAAATTTCCGAGTATGGCGAACGCTGCAATAACAGCCCCTATAAATGCCAAGTTTATAAGCTGGCAACAACAAAACAACTGTTCAAATTGGAAAGGAGACCATTCAACAATTTAAAAATTGAAAGGAAAAATAAATGTTTGGACGCCTGCAGTGAAGAAAAGACTAACCACAAAGAAGAACAATTTCAAGTCAAAGGAACAGTGTGCAAAGAAAATGCTCAATCAAGGATGTTAAACAGCGTAAAAGATGGCATTGCATGCTGCACAACAATTAAGAAAAGTGAAGACGGCAGTTGTATGAGAGGCAGTGCTATCGACAAACAAATCAACAGTAAAAACATTCAGGATTCTGACAACTCTGATGCAGGTTTATCAGTCAGGTGTCTGACAATATGTCCTTTACAGCCAACACTTGACTTGGCTAGAGAAGAAATTAATGCGCACTCATATAAACCTGGCAGTGGAAAACGTGATCTCACACATGACATTCTTCAGGGCTTATCCAAAGAAGGAATGCAGTGGAAACGTCAACATTATCAGCTTTCTACAATCAGCCTGATGGAAGATGAGAATGCATCAGTGGAAGCACCAAAATTCATTGCACAGCCTGAGCGACAGAAGGTTGGAGGAACAAAGCCGGTG GCTACAGCAGTGCTTCTTCCTGCGTTCCGCCCGCATCCTTTTAAAAAACTGCTTCAGCAAAATAAGGGAACCACGAAGTTTCAAAATCAAGCAAAATGCCTACAG GAAAATAATTCTATTAAATTGTACCATTGCACTTCACACACACCAGATGAGCAGTCAGTTCAAAACATAGCAGAGATGGCATCACCTGAAAATCATATTACTACATCTCAATTATTGCACACTACCAGAGACGGAATGCACCAAAACCAGGATACAATCCAAATAAACAG CCTTTTAAAGGAAAACCGCAGAACAAAAGAAATTACCAGCAAACATCTCAAAGAAGTCTTATTTCTGTACTTACAAAAGACAAAGGAAATGCATTAA